The stretch of DNA CATTTTCGTGCGGCTTTGACAGATATTTTAGGGATCTTCCTTTATAATGTTCAGTCAGTGAAGGTTATAAGGGGAGGGGAAAATATGCAGGAATGGATCATTGCCATGCTCGTAGTCAGCATATTGCTGATACTCCGGGACATGGCAAAAACTGTCTTTTCGGGAAAAACGAAGGAAAAAGAAGAAATGCTGCCGCTTTGTGAAAGCCATCCCCAGAAGGAAAAAGTGGAACGGTATGCAGCATCCTTCCGGAAGCTTGCGGATACATTCTACGGAATGCCTTACCGTAAGGAATTTTTGAGCGGAGGACAGTTGAACCGTATCATATCGGACACCAGTGCGGCTGTATGTTCCAGATGTTATCAGAGAGAGATCTGCTGGGGAGAGCATGCCGGGGAAACCATGCGGGGCAGTGAGAATATGATCCGTACCATGGAGGAAGGCAATGAGGAGAATATCCAGAGAGCCCGCAGTGAATGGATGAGAGCATGTGGCCGTTCCGCCCAGTATTTTCAGGTCCTGAATGAGGGATTTCGTGAAGAAAGGCAGAATCTCGTGTGGGACAACCGGATGATCGAAAGCCGGCTTGCAGTTGCACAGCAGCTGACGGAGATCTCGAGGATTATGGATCATATGGCAGAAGAGCTGTATGATATCATGCCGGCAGATCCGCAGTTTCAGGAAGATCTGAAAAAGGCTCTTCGTAAAAAGCATGTACTTGTAAAAAATGTCTGGGTCATGGATAAGATCGAAGGAAGACGGCAGATATTTCTGAATCTGAGAGCCAGGAGCGGACAGTGTGTCTCCACGGCGGAAATCGCACAGATCCTGTCCAGAATCTGCGGAAGCTCCATGACGCCGGACACCGGCAGCCGCAGTATTGTAAATGGAGATTTTCGTATGGTTCATTTTGTGGAGGATGTCAGTTATCAGATGCTTTACGGAGTAGCGCGGCTTACAAG from Blautia sp. SC05B48 encodes:
- a CDS encoding SpoIIE family protein phosphatase, with protein sequence MQEWIIAMLVVSILLILRDMAKTVFSGKTKEKEEMLPLCESHPQKEKVERYAASFRKLADTFYGMPYRKEFLSGGQLNRIISDTSAAVCSRCYQREICWGEHAGETMRGSENMIRTMEEGNEENIQRARSEWMRACGRSAQYFQVLNEGFREERQNLVWDNRMIESRLAVAQQLTEISRIMDHMAEELYDIMPADPQFQEDLKKALRKKHVLVKNVWVMDKIEGRRQIFLNLRARSGQCVSTAEIAQILSRICGSSMTPDTGSRSIVNGDFRMVHFVEDVSYQMLYGVARLTREAEKVSGDNYICRQEEDGRFFLCLSDGMGSGIEAFKESEIVVELLEQFLESGFSQETAARMVNSALLLKGREGMFSTVDICAVDLYTGICDFLKAGASSTFIKRDHWVESIASENLAAGLVQQLDFDTASRKLYHGDYLIMMTDGVLDALPAEREEETMKEIIMDVREKEPREMGRGILERVLGYSDYHARDDMTVVVAGLWKK